In Myxococcales bacterium, the DNA window CGAGCCCGAGGGCGACGAGCGACAGCGCCGAGGTCCGCGTCGCGCCAACCTGCATACTGCACGTACTTCCGTTGCGGCTCCCGTAGTCGGCGTCCTCGGCGGCGTTCGTACCCCCCGACGGTCCGGAGGCGTCCGGGCCCGCGCTACCCGAAGGTCCGCTCGGCTTCGCCCCCGCGTCGGCCGCGGAGCCACCGTCGGTGGAAGGGGTCGGAGTGGCGCTCGAGCCGACGAGGCCGAAATGCTCGGCGATGCGCACGGAGGCGCAGATCCCCTTGTCGTACGCGTAGGCGCCGGCGGTGCCGCAGCCCGCCATGATGGGCACGCCGTGGTCCATGCCCGCGATCTCGTACGACTCGACGACGACCGCCCCGCTCGCGCTCTTCCAGGCTTCGTGCTTCTGGCCGTCGACGGTGTCGGTGACCTGGGGGGCCTCGGGGAGCCCGTGCACGTTCGACCACTGCTTCGTGATCTGGGCGCGGTTCGACGGGCCCACGACGGTGTCGCTCGCACCTTGCCACACGGAGATCTTCGGCCACGGGCCCGTGAAGGTCGGGTGGGCCGCGCGGACCTTGTCGCCCCACGCGTCGGCCGTGAAGGTCTTGCCCGGCTTCTGGCACGACGAGACCTCGGCGTACGTCGTGGTGCAGTTGAACGGGATGCCCGCGATGGACGCCGCGCCCGCGAAGACGTCGGGCCACGTCGCCGCCGCGAGCAGGGCCTCCGCCGCGCCCGCCGAGAAGCCCGCCACGAAGACCCGCTTCGGGTCGAGCTTGTGGTCCGCGACGAGCTTGTCGACCATCTGCTTGATCGAGAGGTTTTCGCCCTGACCGCGCGTGACGTTCGCGGGGTTTCCGTACTCCCCGGCCCAGTTGAAGCACCGAAGGGGGTTGTTCGCCGTCTGCTGCTCGGGATACCCGACGACGAAGCCGTTCGCGTCGGCGAGCGTGTCGAAGCCGTACCGCGTCGCGTCCGCCGCGGTCTGCGTGCACCCGTGCATGACGAGGAGGAGCGGCGCGCCGGGCCGAAGCGCGGCGGGCACGTGCGCGTAGAGCTTGAGCGCGCCGGGGTTCGACCCGAACCCGGTCACCTCGACGAGCGAGGGCGTCGCCGCCTGGCTCACGGCACCGACGGACGTCACGGAGATCTCCGGAGAAGGAGCGTCGGCGCTGCAGGCGGCCGCGGCGAGGGCGAGGAGGAAGAGGGGGAGCTTCTTGCGCATGGTGCGCGCCCTTGAGCAGCGTCCATGCCAGGAGGTCACGCGCACGAAACCTCGTAGAAACAAGCCGATCGGCCCTCGCCGCGTCACGCGTGACGCACCGAAATCGAAGGTCGCCCGCGTCCTCGGCGACGCGAGCGCTCGGACCTCGGGGGCCGAGGTCGCCAGAAGGCTCGGGCGCCGACACGTCGGCACGCTCGAACGCACCGCGGCACGACGGTTGCTGTTCGGCGAGCATGCTCCGACCCCTCTTCGTGTCGCTCCGCCCTGCCCTCTCCCTCGGCTTCCTCGCGCTCGCCATCTCCTTCGCTGGCTCGGGCTGCGCCGACACGAGCGAAGCGACCGGCGCATACGACCCGTCGTGCGCCCCCTCTTCTTCCGTGGGCGCGCCCTTCGGTCCACCGCGCGAACCGGGCGAGGGCGATCCTCCCGTTCCGTCGGGGCCGACCGGCGCTCCTCCCGCCGCCGGGACGACGTCCACCGTCGACGACTTCGGCGACAACCCCGGGAAGCTCCGAATGCATTTCTATGCGCCGAAGACGCCCGCGGCCGACCCGAGCGTCGTCGTGGCGCTCCACGGCTGCACCCAGTCGGCCCAAGCGTACGAGGCCGCCGGATGGAACGAGCTCGCCGACGAGCGCGGGTTCTTCGTCGTCTATCCGGAGCAGGTGACGGGCAACAACTTCAACCGGTGTTTTCGCTGGTTCGAGCCCGCGCAGATCGCACGCGGGGGCGGCGAGGCCGCGTCGATCGCGGCGATGGCCGAGTACGCGAAGCGCGCGACCGGGGCGAAGCGCGCGTTCGTCACGGGGCTCTCCGCGGGGGGCGCGATGACCGCGGTGATGCTCGCCACCTACCCCGACGTCTTCGAGGCCGGCGCCGTCATGGCCGGGCTCCCCTACCGCTGCGCGAGCGGAATGGTCGACGCGTACTCGTGCATGAGCCCCGGTCGCACCAAGACGGGCGACGCGTGGGGCGATCTCGTGCGTGCGGCCTCGAGCGTGTCGGCGAAGGCGCGCCTCCAGGTGTGGCACGGCACGAGCGACTCCACGGTGAAGCCGATGAACGCCGGCGAGCTCGCCAAACAATGGGCGAACGTCGGCGGAGCGAACGAGACCCCGAGCAAGACGGACAAGGTCGGCTCGGCCACCCACAAGACCTACCTCGACCCGTCCGGCAAGGTGCAGGTCGAGACGTACGAGGTGCCGGGGATGAGCCACGGCGTCGCGGTCGATCCGAAGGGTGGCTGCGGCAAAGCCGGCGCGTTCGTGCTCGACACGGGCCTCTGCTCGTCGAAGCTCGCGGCCGACTTCTTCGGGATCTGAGGCTCGCGCGTGGCCACCGCTCGGCCCATTCCAGGCGCCTGGAAAAAAATTCCAGGCACCTGGAATGCGAGGGGGCCCGGGTCAGCGCCCCTCGGCGACTCCGGCCACCCAACGCACGAACGGCGCGGCGGCCTTCGCGTGTTTCACGATCGTCGTCAGGATCTTCCGCGACACGAGCTCGGCCGGCTCGAGCTTCGGGAACATGACGATGAGCCCCTTCCGCTTCAGGAGCTCGGCGCGCGGGTGGTCGGGCTCGAGCCCACGCGGCACCTTCTTCAGCGTCTCCATCGAGTCGAGAGAGAACCCCTTCTTCACGAGGCCGAGCACGATCTTCTCGATCTCTTTTCCGCGTTTTTCGTCGGCCACGGCCGCGCGGTACCGAGCGAGCGCCTCGGGGCCCATGCCGTACATGCCCGCCGCCGCGAACGACTCCGTGCCGACCTGCACGTAGAGGGCGGCGCTCACGTCGAGCGCGACCTTCGCGTGACCGAGCGGGACGAGCCCACCGGCGTGCGTCTTGTAGGGAGACTTGTCGGCCGAGAAGCGCACGTCGCGGTGGATGCGGAAGACCTTCGCCTCACCGAGCTCGAAGTCCGGATAGAGATCGTCGACGGCCTCACGCGCCTCGGCGAGGAGCGCCCCGAGCGGCTTTGCCCACCCCTCGTCGTACTCGGCCTTGTGCGCGGCGAACCACTCGCGGTCTTGGTGCTTCGCGAGCGCGGCGAAGAACGCGCCCTTCCTGTCGGCGAACCCTTCGAATCGATCGGTCGGCATACGCGGAGCGTACAGCGTGCCCCGTGGGGCACGAGACCGAAATGCCGCCGAAGGGCGCGCGGCTACCCCGCCCCCGAGAGCAG includes these proteins:
- a CDS encoding PHB depolymerase family esterase — encoded protein: MRKKLPLFLLALAAAACSADAPSPEISVTSVGAVSQAATPSLVEVTGFGSNPGALKLYAHVPAALRPGAPLLLVMHGCTQTAADATRYGFDTLADANGFVVGYPEQQTANNPLRCFNWAGEYGNPANVTRGQGENLSIKQMVDKLVADHKLDPKRVFVAGFSAGAAEALLAAATWPDVFAGAASIAGIPFNCTTTYAEVSSCQKPGKTFTADAWGDKVRAAHPTFTGPWPKISVWQGASDTVVGPSNRAQITKQWSNVHGLPEAPQVTDTVDGQKHEAWKSASGAVVVESYEIAGMDHGVPIMAGCGTAGAYAYDKGICASVRIAEHFGLVGSSATPTPSTDGGSAADAGAKPSGPSGSAGPDASGPSGGTNAAEDADYGSRNGSTCSMQVGATRTSALSLVALGLVVAAQVVRRRSRRQP
- a CDS encoding PHB depolymerase family esterase gives rise to the protein MLRPLFVSLRPALSLGFLALAISFAGSGCADTSEATGAYDPSCAPSSSVGAPFGPPREPGEGDPPVPSGPTGAPPAAGTTSTVDDFGDNPGKLRMHFYAPKTPAADPSVVVALHGCTQSAQAYEAAGWNELADERGFFVVYPEQVTGNNFNRCFRWFEPAQIARGGGEAASIAAMAEYAKRATGAKRAFVTGLSAGGAMTAVMLATYPDVFEAGAVMAGLPYRCASGMVDAYSCMSPGRTKTGDAWGDLVRAASSVSAKARLQVWHGTSDSTVKPMNAGELAKQWANVGGANETPSKTDKVGSATHKTYLDPSGKVQVETYEVPGMSHGVAVDPKGGCGKAGAFVLDTGLCSSKLAADFFGI
- a CDS encoding DUF2461 domain-containing protein, which produces MPTDRFEGFADRKGAFFAALAKHQDREWFAAHKAEYDEGWAKPLGALLAEAREAVDDLYPDFELGEAKVFRIHRDVRFSADKSPYKTHAGGLVPLGHAKVALDVSAALYVQVGTESFAAAGMYGMGPEALARYRAAVADEKRGKEIEKIVLGLVKKGFSLDSMETLKKVPRGLEPDHPRAELLKRKGLIVMFPKLEPAELVSRKILTTIVKHAKAAAPFVRWVAGVAEGR